From Variovorax sp. J2L1-78, the proteins below share one genomic window:
- a CDS encoding Bug family tripartite tricarboxylate transporter substrate binding protein codes for MRRRNLSLAALAAAVLPGAAAWSADAYPQKPLRLIVGFASGGGADALTRIIAEGLSKQLGQQVIVENRPGADGVLAAQATSSAKPDGYTLLMGTNTAMVAAPTLRPTPPYDPFKAFTPISSAGQFSMFLVVPSSLPAKSVSELLAMVAAKPGAYNSASSNSASELAMLQLLGERKVVNARYKGDMQAMTDLLGGQIHMMFTTGTLAPGFVKEGRIRALVTLLPQRSGLLPEVPTGGELGLGKLTITPWAGFFGPPGLPPEITEKLSLELQNTLKRPEVHAQLVQQGFEGYGMSPAKFGEFFRTQYDAFGATVRAHNVKFE; via the coding sequence ATGCGACGCAGAAACCTGTCCCTGGCCGCTTTGGCGGCCGCGGTGTTGCCCGGCGCGGCGGCATGGAGCGCCGACGCGTACCCGCAGAAGCCCTTGCGGCTGATCGTCGGCTTTGCGTCCGGCGGCGGCGCCGACGCGCTCACCCGGATCATTGCGGAGGGCCTGTCCAAGCAACTCGGCCAGCAGGTGATCGTGGAGAACCGCCCGGGCGCCGACGGCGTGCTCGCGGCGCAGGCCACGTCATCGGCCAAGCCCGACGGCTACACGCTGCTGATGGGTACCAACACCGCGATGGTGGCGGCACCCACGCTGCGGCCGACGCCGCCCTACGACCCGTTCAAGGCCTTCACGCCGATCAGCTCGGCCGGGCAGTTCTCGATGTTCCTGGTGGTGCCGTCGAGCCTGCCTGCGAAGAGCGTGAGCGAGCTGCTGGCCATGGTGGCGGCCAAGCCCGGCGCCTACAACTCGGCGTCGAGCAACAGCGCCTCGGAGCTCGCGATGCTGCAACTGCTGGGCGAGCGCAAGGTGGTCAATGCCCGCTACAAGGGTGACATGCAGGCCATGACCGACCTGCTGGGCGGCCAGATCCACATGATGTTCACCACCGGCACGCTGGCACCGGGCTTCGTGAAGGAGGGGCGCATCCGCGCGCTCGTCACCTTGCTGCCGCAGCGCAGCGGCCTGTTGCCCGAGGTGCCGACGGGCGGCGAGCTGGGGCTGGGCAAGCTCACGATCACGCCGTGGGCCGGCTTCTTCGGGCCACCGGGGTTGCCGCCGGAGATCACCGAGAAGCTTTCGCTGGAGCTGCAGAACACGCTCAAGCGGCCCGAGGTGCATGCGCAGCTGGTGCAGCAGGGCTTCGAGGGCTACGGCATGAGCCCTGCGAAGTTCGGCGAGTTCTTCCGCACGCAGTACGACGCCTTCGGCGCGACCGTGCGGGCGCACAACGTCAAGTTCGAATAG
- a CDS encoding TonB-dependent siderophore receptor: MSKPAARPRRPLPHAVTHHPVTWIARAKPLAAAAAICANVFGLTGGQAHAQSASSLAAAPTPLTLPAQPLPIRLGVLSRQFGVSIGGEAALLEGRLAPALNGSFDLQQAMDRTLENTGLVYVRSASTVTVLPAAEGRAGTLPAVTVTASAPAETASSRVEGFIARRSATATKTDTPITEIAQSISVVTRDQMEAQGVQTVEQALRYTAGVLTEVTGYDLRYASLNIRGFDATLYRDGLRVFKTGTYGDWLTEPQGVERVEVLKGPSAVLYGQGGPGGIVNQVSKRPTSDAVSEVSLSAGNHGRYQAGFDLGRTLDADGTLLFRLNGMGRDSRTQTAHSQDDRLYIAPALTWKPSAQTSLTILADVTRDRMTPKSWWPNQSLLGTYAEGRIPVRTFAGEPAFDRYDRDMHSLGYLLEHRFDETLTLRQQLRRASFELDYQHVYATAIRGDQRSANRASLISRSKSDVTTVDTSVQKETATGPLRHTLLLGLDYQRFSGSEDIGFGNAPVLDIFNPVYGRAFIAPVTAPSTAQLRQLGLYAQDQMRWNRWILTAGVRHDRADTVRRSGATEASAEDGKTTGSVGAMYRFDHGISPYASYATSFVPVVGSNYRGTPQPETSEQFELGVKFEPAGAGHLLTAAVFDLRRQNVTTLDPTNPLLRAQTGEVRARGLELEGKSRLSAGLDLIASYTYLDAEITRSNDAAELGKRPFQTARQTAKLWLNYAFRSEAARGWSVGAGVRRVGPTVADTYNRYWNAGYTLIDAAVRYDAGPVRFSINVANLTDEVTTANRAQFYGQDRTVTATLGYRW, encoded by the coding sequence ATGAGCAAGCCCGCCGCGCGACCCCGACGCCCTCTCCCGCATGCCGTCACCCATCATCCCGTCACCTGGATCGCCCGCGCGAAGCCGCTGGCAGCCGCCGCGGCGATTTGTGCCAATGTCTTTGGCCTCACCGGCGGCCAGGCCCATGCGCAGAGTGCCTCGTCCCTTGCAGCAGCACCAACGCCACTGACCCTTCCCGCGCAGCCGCTTCCCATCCGCCTGGGCGTGCTCTCGCGCCAGTTCGGCGTCTCGATCGGGGGTGAGGCCGCCCTGCTCGAGGGCAGACTGGCCCCGGCCTTGAATGGCTCCTTCGATCTGCAGCAGGCGATGGATCGCACACTGGAGAACACGGGCCTCGTCTACGTTCGCTCCGCGTCGACGGTGACCGTCTTGCCGGCGGCTGAGGGGCGTGCCGGCACGCTGCCCGCCGTCACGGTCACGGCCAGCGCCCCGGCGGAGACGGCCAGCAGCCGGGTGGAGGGTTTCATCGCGCGTCGCTCCGCCACGGCCACCAAGACGGACACCCCCATCACGGAGATTGCGCAGTCCATCTCGGTCGTCACGCGCGACCAGATGGAGGCACAGGGTGTCCAGACGGTGGAGCAGGCACTGCGCTACACGGCTGGCGTGCTGACCGAGGTGACCGGCTATGACCTGCGTTACGCGAGCCTGAACATCCGCGGCTTCGACGCGACCCTCTATCGCGATGGCCTGAGGGTCTTCAAGACCGGGACCTACGGTGACTGGCTCACCGAACCCCAGGGTGTCGAGCGCGTGGAAGTGCTCAAGGGCCCCTCCGCCGTCCTCTACGGGCAGGGCGGCCCGGGGGGCATCGTCAACCAGGTCTCCAAGCGCCCGACGAGCGATGCGGTCAGCGAAGTCAGCCTGAGCGCGGGCAATCATGGCCGATATCAGGCCGGCTTCGATCTGGGACGGACGCTCGATGCCGACGGTACGCTGCTGTTCCGGTTGAATGGCATGGGCCGGGACAGCCGCACACAGACGGCCCACTCGCAGGACGACCGGCTGTACATCGCCCCGGCGCTGACCTGGAAGCCATCGGCGCAGACGTCGCTCACGATCCTGGCCGACGTCACGCGCGACCGCATGACGCCCAAGAGCTGGTGGCCGAACCAGTCGCTTCTGGGCACCTATGCAGAGGGGCGGATTCCCGTGCGCACCTTCGCCGGCGAGCCCGCGTTCGACCGCTACGACCGGGACATGCACTCGCTGGGCTATCTGCTGGAGCATCGCTTCGACGAGACGCTGACCTTGCGCCAGCAGCTGCGCCGAGCCAGTTTCGAGCTGGACTATCAGCACGTGTATGCCACGGCGATTCGCGGCGACCAGCGCAGCGCCAACCGGGCATCGCTCATCTCCCGCAGCAAGAGCGATGTCACCACGGTAGACACCAGCGTGCAGAAGGAAACCGCGACCGGGCCACTGCGCCACACGCTCCTGCTGGGCCTGGACTACCAGCGCTTCTCCGGCAGCGAGGACATCGGCTTTGGCAATGCGCCGGTTCTGGACATCTTCAATCCGGTCTACGGTCGCGCCTTCATCGCACCGGTGACCGCCCCGAGTACCGCGCAACTGCGTCAACTTGGCCTCTATGCCCAGGACCAGATGCGCTGGAACCGGTGGATCCTGACCGCCGGGGTGCGTCATGACCGGGCCGATACCGTGCGGCGGTCCGGCGCGACCGAAGCCTCTGCCGAGGACGGCAAGACAACCGGCAGCGTGGGCGCCATGTACCGCTTCGACCACGGGATCTCACCCTACGCCAGTTACGCGACCTCCTTCGTTCCGGTCGTCGGCAGCAACTACCGGGGGACCCCGCAACCCGAGACCAGCGAGCAGTTCGAACTGGGCGTGAAGTTCGAGCCCGCGGGCGCTGGCCATCTGCTCACCGCGGCGGTGTTCGACCTGCGTCGCCAGAATGTCACCACCCTGGATCCCACCAACCCGCTGCTGCGCGCGCAGACGGGCGAGGTCAGGGCACGCGGTCTCGAGCTGGAAGGCAAGTCGCGCTTGAGCGCCGGCCTCGATCTGATCGCCAGCTACACCTATCTCGACGCGGAGATCACGCGCAGCAACGATGCCGCGGAGCTCGGCAAGCGACCGTTCCAGACCGCTCGGCAAACGGCCAAGCTCTGGTTGAACTACGCCTTTCGCAGTGAGGCAGCTCGCGGCTGGAGCGTCGGCGCTGGTGTGCGCCGCGTTGGCCCCACGGTGGCCGACACGTACAACCGCTACTGGAACGCGGGGTATACGTTGATCGACGCGGCCGTGCGCTACGACGCCGGGCCCGTGCGCTTCTCGATCAATGTCGCCAATCTCACCGACGAGGTGACGACCGCAAACCGGGCACAGTTCTACGGCCAGGACCGCACGGTCACTGCCACCCTGGGCTATCGCTGGTAA
- a CDS encoding FecR family protein, with protein MTHPQHNDGLLGAEERRAPRRLVAHALTLLGRMERADPQLSQTAEAALLAWRQQSPKNEEAAATAWRIWQLTGQSEARALLPMPPRAEDRPASRRRAMGLLGVVGFAAAAVAGARFYWGQPLEVLALHTPRGRTLTRTLDDGTRLDLDSLTAVQVRFFRDRRTVHLLEGEARFGVTHDAERPFIVTCAWGSVQVVGTAFTVSAREGRMRVAVAEGRVLVRATNAPAAAVSLTLGPGEAVETDATGLGSPWAIDVADVAAWRQGWLVFRNTPLPEVVARWNDYLGQPIRLDPDARLERLRISGRFALRDLQGFLDALPLMVPIQVRRPADGPTEIQVRR; from the coding sequence ATGACCCACCCTCAACATAACGATGGGCTGCTTGGCGCCGAGGAAAGGCGGGCACCCCGCCGATTGGTGGCGCACGCCCTCACCTTGCTGGGACGCATGGAACGCGCGGATCCACAGCTTTCACAGACAGCCGAGGCGGCACTCCTGGCATGGCGTCAGCAAAGCCCCAAGAACGAAGAGGCGGCCGCCACCGCATGGCGCATCTGGCAGTTGACTGGGCAAAGCGAAGCGCGTGCGCTGCTGCCCATGCCCCCACGGGCCGAGGACCGGCCTGCGTCTCGACGCCGGGCCATGGGCCTGCTCGGGGTCGTGGGCTTCGCTGCAGCGGCGGTCGCAGGCGCCCGGTTCTACTGGGGGCAGCCGCTGGAAGTTCTCGCGCTGCACACCCCGCGCGGCCGCACGCTGACCCGCACGCTGGACGACGGCACCCGACTGGACCTCGACTCGCTCACTGCTGTGCAGGTGCGATTCTTCCGCGATCGGCGGACGGTGCATCTCCTCGAGGGGGAGGCGCGTTTTGGCGTGACGCACGATGCAGAGCGACCTTTCATCGTGACTTGCGCCTGGGGAAGCGTGCAGGTCGTGGGTACCGCCTTCACGGTGTCGGCGCGGGAGGGCCGCATGCGCGTGGCCGTTGCCGAAGGACGCGTCCTCGTGCGTGCGACGAACGCGCCAGCTGCGGCCGTCTCGCTCACGCTGGGACCCGGAGAGGCGGTCGAGACGGATGCAACCGGCCTGGGGTCACCCTGGGCGATCGATGTAGCCGATGTGGCCGCCTGGCGGCAGGGCTGGCTCGTCTTTCGCAACACGCCGCTTCCCGAGGTGGTGGCGCGCTGGAACGACTACCTCGGGCAGCCGATTCGACTCGACCCGGACGCACGCCTTGAGCGGCTGCGTATCTCCGGCCGTTTTGCCCTGCGCGATCTGCAGGGTTTCCTCGATGCATTGCCATTGATGGTGCCCATCCAGGTCCGTCGTCCTGCAGACGGTCCGACCGAAATCCAGGTTCGCCGCTGA
- a CDS encoding RNA polymerase sigma factor produces the protein MPERHYRELLRYFIRKAGNGDAAADVVQEAYMRVFALQHGGGTIREPRALLFQAARNIWTNQIVRRAAELRMLETLAVVRDDSVPSVEREVIARQQLAHLLRLLSGMPRKRREVFVLVRIHGLSYAQTCAHLDLSLKAVEHHMTRALLDCAGYGRPSGH, from the coding sequence GTGCCAGAGCGTCATTACCGAGAACTGCTGCGGTACTTCATCCGCAAGGCCGGGAACGGCGACGCTGCCGCCGATGTGGTTCAGGAGGCCTACATGCGCGTGTTCGCGCTTCAGCATGGCGGCGGCACCATCCGCGAGCCGCGGGCGCTTCTCTTCCAAGCTGCGCGCAACATATGGACCAACCAGATCGTTCGACGGGCCGCCGAGCTGCGCATGCTCGAGACGCTGGCAGTGGTCCGGGACGACAGCGTCCCTTCCGTGGAGCGCGAAGTCATTGCGCGGCAGCAGCTGGCGCATCTCTTGCGCCTGCTTTCGGGCATGCCACGCAAGCGGCGTGAAGTCTTCGTGCTGGTGCGCATTCATGGGTTGAGCTATGCCCAGACATGTGCCCACCTGGACCTGAGCCTCAAGGCAGTGGAACATCACATGACGCGCGCCTTGCTCGACTGCGCCGGCTACGGCCGGCCTTCGGGGCACTGA
- a CDS encoding amidohydrolase — protein sequence MTVSAPIAALLLATFSAVLPAAHAQPRANTPAAYQGPLFDTHLHYNQEAWDGNTGPYPPVEALARFQRNDVRAIIANSRPNAGTQTLAASRETRAAGVRVVPFVRLYRNRDDYGNWFRDETIYDMVQTELARGTPSGPYRGLGEFHLYDSANANGPVAKRLIVLAEQQQLAVLAHVDDVAIDLLMANAPSKGQRLRLIWAHTGIGGAPIERVQALLERYPLLIGELSYRPGLTCGDGTLCPEWRALILKYPGRFVIGSDTWVNQRWSAYDEIMRGYRTWLADLPPDVAQRVAWGNAAALFELR from the coding sequence ATGACCGTCTCCGCGCCGATCGCCGCCCTGCTCCTCGCCACCTTCTCTGCGGTCCTTCCGGCCGCTCATGCGCAGCCACGAGCGAACACGCCGGCCGCCTACCAGGGCCCGCTGTTCGACACGCACCTGCACTACAACCAGGAGGCCTGGGACGGCAACACCGGGCCTTATCCGCCGGTCGAGGCGCTGGCGCGCTTCCAGCGCAACGACGTGCGCGCGATCATCGCCAACTCGCGGCCGAACGCCGGCACGCAGACGCTGGCGGCGTCGCGCGAGACCCGCGCCGCCGGCGTGCGCGTGGTGCCCTTCGTGCGGCTCTACCGCAACCGCGACGACTACGGCAACTGGTTCCGCGACGAGACCATCTACGACATGGTGCAGACCGAGCTGGCGCGCGGCACGCCGAGCGGCCCGTACCGCGGCCTCGGGGAATTCCACCTGTACGACAGCGCCAACGCCAACGGCCCGGTCGCCAAGAGGCTGATCGTGCTGGCCGAGCAGCAGCAGCTCGCGGTCCTGGCACATGTCGACGACGTGGCGATCGACCTGCTGATGGCCAACGCCCCGTCGAAAGGACAGCGCCTGCGCCTGATCTGGGCGCACACGGGCATCGGCGGTGCGCCGATCGAGCGGGTGCAGGCGCTGCTCGAGCGCTATCCGTTGTTGATCGGCGAGCTCTCGTACCGGCCGGGGCTGACCTGCGGCGACGGCACCCTGTGCCCCGAATGGCGGGCGCTCATCCTGAAGTACCCGGGGCGCTTCGTGATCGGCTCCGACACCTGGGTCAACCAGCGCTGGAGCGCCTACGACGAGATCATGCGCGGCTACCGCACCTGGCTGGCCGACCTGCCGCCCGACGTGGCGCAGCGCGTGGCCTGGGGCAACGCGGCGGCGCTGTTCGAGCTGCGCTGA
- a CDS encoding SMP-30/gluconolactonase/LRE family protein: protein MHNTIGNPRRQFLKTAAGAGAAALSGLAGAQAFDFRPSQRYPDPAVMILDPSFAKYRIYSSTLEQLGSGMRWAEGPVYFPEQGYLLLSDIPNNRLMKYDEKTGTFGVHKTNVNYANGNTRDRQGRLVSCEHSVTRRIVRTEKDGRMTVLADSFEGKRLNAPNDIVVRSDDSIWFTDPTFGINGEWEGSRATPEQATTNVYRIAKDGTLAAVITDLVNPNGLAFSPDERKLYVVEWKGTPNRSIWSYDVAADGASVSNKTKLIDAGGPGAFDGFRVDRDGNLWCGWGHTGALAAEPTDIGGGMKAYLPNARSDELDGVKIFNPQGKPIGFIRLPERCANLEFGGPKRNRLYMASSHSLYAMYVEAHGAV, encoded by the coding sequence ATGCACAACACCATCGGCAATCCGCGTCGACAGTTTCTCAAGACGGCGGCCGGCGCAGGCGCTGCCGCCCTCAGCGGCCTGGCCGGCGCACAGGCCTTCGACTTCCGGCCGAGCCAGCGCTACCCCGACCCGGCGGTGATGATCCTCGACCCGAGCTTCGCCAAGTACCGCATCTACAGCAGCACGCTGGAGCAGCTCGGCAGCGGCATGCGGTGGGCCGAGGGTCCGGTGTACTTCCCCGAGCAGGGCTACCTGCTGCTGAGCGACATCCCGAACAACCGGCTGATGAAGTACGACGAGAAGACCGGCACTTTCGGCGTGCACAAGACCAACGTCAACTACGCCAACGGCAACACGCGTGACCGGCAGGGCCGCCTCGTCAGCTGCGAACATTCGGTGACGCGGCGCATCGTGCGCACCGAGAAGGACGGCCGCATGACCGTGCTGGCCGACAGCTTCGAAGGCAAGCGCCTGAATGCACCGAACGACATCGTGGTGCGCTCCGACGACAGCATCTGGTTCACCGACCCGACCTTCGGCATCAACGGCGAATGGGAAGGCTCGCGCGCCACGCCCGAGCAGGCGACGACCAACGTCTACCGTATCGCGAAGGACGGCACGCTCGCGGCCGTGATCACCGACCTCGTGAACCCGAACGGCCTGGCCTTCTCGCCGGACGAGCGCAAGCTCTACGTCGTCGAGTGGAAGGGCACGCCCAACCGCAGCATCTGGAGCTACGACGTGGCGGCCGATGGCGCCAGCGTGTCGAACAAGACCAAGCTGATCGACGCCGGCGGCCCCGGCGCGTTCGACGGCTTCCGCGTCGACCGCGATGGCAACCTGTGGTGCGGCTGGGGCCACACCGGTGCGCTGGCCGCAGAGCCGACCGACATCGGCGGCGGCATGAAGGCCTACTTGCCGAACGCGCGGTCCGACGAGCTGGACGGCGTGAAGATCTTCAACCCCCAGGGCAAGCCGATCGGCTTCATCCGCCTGCCCGAACGCTGCGCCAACCTGGAGTTCGGCGGACCGAAGCGCAACCGGCTCTACATGGCGAGCAGCCATTCGCTCTATGCGATGTATGTGGAGGCGCACGGCGCCGTCTGA
- a CDS encoding 2-hydroxyacid dehydrogenase — translation MPQRLLQIGPLLPALEARLATTYDIHLLHKEPDPKAFLAAHGRDFVGVATSARFGADAALIAALPNLKVISSFGVGLDAIDLGAARARGIAVGYTPDVLNDCVADTAFALVMDVARRFSAADRFVRRGDWLQGQFPLATKVSGKKLGILGMGRIGRVIARRASGFDMDVRYHNRKPLADVDHVYADSLKALAEWADFLVVASAGGAETRGLVSREILDALGPRGYLVNISRGTVVDEQALVDALKDGRIAGAGLDVFEDEPNVPEALFALDNVVLLPHLASNTHETRAAMAQRVEDNLAAFFAGRPLVSAAY, via the coding sequence ATGCCCCAACGCCTCCTCCAGATCGGCCCGCTGCTGCCCGCCCTCGAAGCCCGACTCGCCACCACCTACGACATCCATCTGCTGCACAAGGAGCCCGACCCGAAGGCCTTCCTCGCGGCGCATGGCCGCGATTTCGTCGGGGTCGCGACCTCGGCCCGCTTCGGCGCCGACGCCGCGCTGATCGCCGCCCTGCCGAACCTGAAGGTCATCTCGAGCTTCGGCGTCGGCCTCGACGCGATCGACCTGGGGGCCGCGCGCGCCCGCGGCATCGCCGTCGGCTACACGCCCGACGTGCTCAACGACTGCGTGGCCGACACCGCCTTCGCACTGGTGATGGACGTGGCACGCCGCTTCAGCGCGGCGGATCGCTTCGTGCGGCGCGGCGACTGGCTCCAAGGCCAGTTCCCGCTCGCGACGAAGGTGTCGGGCAAGAAGCTCGGCATCCTCGGCATGGGCCGCATCGGGCGCGTCATCGCGCGCCGTGCATCGGGCTTCGACATGGACGTGCGCTATCACAACCGCAAGCCGCTCGCCGATGTCGACCATGTCTATGCGGATTCGCTGAAGGCGCTCGCCGAATGGGCCGACTTCCTCGTCGTCGCGAGCGCGGGCGGCGCCGAGACGCGCGGCCTGGTGTCGCGCGAGATCCTCGATGCGCTCGGGCCAAGGGGTTACCTCGTCAACATCTCGCGCGGCACGGTGGTCGACGAACAGGCCCTGGTCGACGCGCTGAAGGACGGCCGCATCGCCGGTGCCGGCCTCGACGTGTTCGAGGACGAGCCGAACGTTCCCGAGGCGCTGTTCGCGCTCGACAACGTCGTGCTGCTGCCGCACCTGGCCAGCAACACACACGAGACACGTGCGGCCATGGCGCAGCGGGTCGAGGACAACCTCGCGGCCTTCTTCGCGGGCCGGCCGCTCGTGAGCGCGGCCTACTGA
- a CDS encoding tripartite tricarboxylate transporter substrate binding protein, protein MASPLRALQLACALAVAAVLPAQAQAQTYPSKQITIVVPASPGGAIDLAARLIGQKLTEAWGQPVVIDNRAGATGIIGTDLVAKSPPDGHMLVLVASSHAINPSMVKKLPFDTVKSFESVALTHVVPLVLIVSPTLPVKSVKELIAYGKANPGKLSFASSGNGGAPHFSGELFKSMAGLDMTHIPYKGSTLAHPDLISGRTSLMFDTVAAANVQIKADRLRALAVTTTKRSSVLPDVPTMQEAGVAGYETSTWGGLLAPAGTPKATVAKLNAEVNKILAMPDVRKTLQDNGIEPGNGTPQQFGDFIGTEMVKWSKVARDAGIQAE, encoded by the coding sequence ATGGCGTCTCCACTTCGAGCACTTCAGCTGGCATGCGCACTGGCGGTGGCCGCCGTGCTGCCCGCGCAGGCACAGGCGCAGACCTACCCGAGCAAGCAGATCACCATCGTCGTGCCGGCCTCGCCCGGCGGCGCGATCGACCTGGCGGCGCGGCTCATCGGCCAGAAGCTCACCGAGGCCTGGGGCCAGCCGGTGGTCATCGACAACCGCGCCGGCGCCACCGGCATCATCGGCACCGACCTGGTCGCCAAGAGCCCGCCCGACGGCCACATGCTGGTGCTGGTCGCCAGCAGCCACGCGATCAACCCGAGCATGGTGAAGAAGCTGCCCTTCGACACGGTCAAGAGCTTCGAGTCGGTCGCGCTGACGCACGTGGTGCCGCTGGTGCTGATCGTCTCGCCCACGCTGCCGGTGAAGTCGGTGAAGGAGCTCATCGCCTACGGCAAGGCCAACCCGGGCAAGCTGAGCTTCGCGTCCAGCGGCAACGGCGGCGCGCCGCATTTCTCGGGCGAGCTCTTCAAGTCGATGGCCGGCCTCGACATGACGCACATCCCGTACAAGGGCAGCACGCTGGCGCACCCCGACCTGATCAGCGGGCGCACCTCGCTCATGTTCGACACCGTGGCCGCCGCCAACGTGCAGATCAAGGCCGACCGCCTGCGCGCGCTGGCCGTGACGACGACCAAGCGCTCCTCGGTGCTGCCCGATGTGCCCACCATGCAGGAAGCCGGCGTGGCCGGTTACGAGACCAGCACCTGGGGCGGCCTGCTCGCGCCTGCGGGCACGCCCAAGGCCACGGTCGCCAAGCTCAACGCCGAGGTCAACAAGATCCTCGCGATGCCCGACGTGCGCAAGACGCTGCAGGACAACGGCATCGAGCCCGGCAACGGCACGCCGCAGCAGTTCGGCGACTTCATCGGCACCGAGATGGTGAAGTGGTCGAAGGTCGCCAGGGACGCCGGCATCCAGGCCGAGTGA
- a CDS encoding ribonuclease activity regulator RraA yields the protein MTDTTPLSDDTRERLRHVSVATLCTQLFKRGFRNVYLQQVRRLTTPSNGNLVGPAFTMRNIPAREDIDQISAFDDPNHPQRKGIESVPPGHVLVIDCRGETRVASGGQILTTRLKVRGAAGLVSDGPVRDSGPISQMDFPVYCAGGSAPLNLIHHHTIDLNVPIGCGGVPVYPGDVMVGDDEGVVVIPQHLADEVARDAVEQEKMEAFILERIEGGARLAGTYPPNAETRAAFDGWRKEKGV from the coding sequence ATGACCGACACCACCCCCCTCTCCGACGACACCCGCGAACGCCTGCGCCACGTGAGCGTCGCCACGCTCTGCACGCAACTCTTCAAGCGGGGCTTCCGCAACGTCTACCTGCAGCAGGTGCGACGGCTAACGACGCCCAGCAACGGCAACCTGGTCGGGCCAGCCTTCACCATGCGCAACATCCCGGCGCGCGAGGACATCGACCAGATCAGCGCCTTCGACGACCCGAACCATCCGCAGCGCAAGGGCATCGAGAGCGTGCCGCCTGGCCACGTGCTGGTCATCGACTGCCGCGGCGAAACGCGCGTGGCCTCCGGCGGCCAGATCCTCACGACGCGGCTCAAGGTACGCGGTGCCGCGGGCCTGGTGTCCGACGGCCCGGTGCGCGACAGCGGCCCGATCTCGCAGATGGACTTCCCGGTGTACTGCGCCGGCGGCAGCGCGCCACTCAACCTCATCCACCACCACACCATCGACCTCAACGTGCCGATCGGCTGCGGCGGCGTGCCGGTGTACCCGGGCGACGTGATGGTGGGCGACGACGAAGGCGTGGTCGTGATCCCGCAGCACTTGGCCGACGAGGTGGCACGCGATGCGGTCGAGCAGGAAAAGATGGAGGCCTTCATCCTCGAGCGCATCGAAGGCGGCGCACGGCTGGCCGGCACCTACCCCCCCAACGCGGAAACCCGCGCCGCCTTCGATGGCTGGCGCAAGGAAAAGGGAGTTTGA
- a CDS encoding Bug family tripartite tricarboxylate transporter substrate binding protein: MKRTDLTHRRSLLLAGASLLAPGALLGARSALAQDKWPSKPITYVVPFTPGGSTDVIGRLIAQKLGDALGQPVIVDNRPGAAGAVGAGYVAKAKPDGYTLFGGTISTHAINASLYKNLPYDPVKDFDPISLVAFLPNVLIVDPALGVNSVADLIALLKKDPARRTFASSGAGTSTHLAGEMLADMIGVKLTHIPYKGTPPAMLDVSSGQVTFMFDQITAALPLVQAGKLKLLAVTTAKRMALAPELPTMQEAGVKGFEMASWQAVYAPKGLPAPIAQRLASEIHKILLAPEVKDKLTNQLGMEVVAGSPADLAALMQKEIPRWGELVRKSGATAN; the protein is encoded by the coding sequence ATGAAGCGGACCGACCTCACCCATCGCCGCAGCCTGCTTCTCGCCGGCGCCTCACTGCTGGCGCCCGGTGCCCTTCTCGGTGCGCGCAGTGCGCTCGCACAGGACAAATGGCCGAGCAAGCCGATCACCTACGTCGTGCCCTTCACGCCCGGCGGCTCGACCGACGTGATCGGCCGACTCATCGCGCAGAAGCTGGGCGACGCGCTCGGCCAGCCGGTCATCGTCGACAACCGGCCTGGCGCAGCCGGTGCGGTCGGCGCGGGCTATGTCGCCAAGGCCAAGCCCGACGGCTACACGCTCTTCGGCGGGACCATCAGCACGCATGCCATCAACGCGAGCCTCTACAAGAACCTGCCCTACGACCCGGTGAAGGACTTCGACCCGATCTCGCTCGTGGCCTTCCTGCCCAACGTGCTGATCGTCGACCCCGCGCTCGGCGTCAACTCGGTGGCCGACCTGATCGCGCTGCTGAAGAAGGACCCGGCGCGGCGCACCTTTGCGTCGTCCGGTGCCGGCACCTCGACGCACCTCGCGGGCGAGATGCTGGCCGACATGATCGGCGTGAAGCTCACGCACATCCCGTACAAGGGCACACCGCCCGCGATGCTCGACGTGTCGTCAGGGCAGGTCACCTTCATGTTCGACCAGATCACGGCGGCCCTGCCCCTGGTTCAGGCCGGCAAGCTCAAGCTGCTGGCCGTGACCACCGCCAAGCGCATGGCACTGGCGCCCGAGCTGCCGACGATGCAGGAGGCCGGGGTGAAGGGCTTCGAGATGGCGTCGTGGCAGGCCGTGTATGCGCCCAAGGGCTTGCCCGCGCCCATCGCACAGCGGCTCGCGTCGGAGATCCACAAGATCCTTCTGGCACCCGAGGTGAAGGACAAGCTCACCAACCAGCTCGGCATGGAGGTGGTGGCGGGCTCGCCGGCCGACCTCGCTGCGCTGATGCAGAAAGAGATCCCGCGCTGGGGCGAGCTCGTCCGCAAGTCCGGCGCCACGGCCAACTGA